CGCAGTTTTTCCCGGCCATTGAAATTAATTCGACTTTCTACCGAATCCCTTCAACACGGGTCGTCGAAGGATGGTGTGCCGAGGTGAGTTCCGTGGAGGAATTCACCTTCACTGTGAAGCTTCTCCAGGACTTTACGCACGGGAAGAGCAGGACGGACGTCAAAGGACCCGACTTTGCCCGCAACGTCTCTTCCTTCAAACAAGCCCTCCAACCGATTCAGCGGAGTGGCCGGCTGGGTTCAGTGCTGATTCAATTCCCGTATTCTTTTCATCTCGATTCCAAGAACCTCGATTATCTCAAACAGTTATTCACGGCGTTTGAAGGGGATCCCCTGGTGGTGGAGGTGCGTCATCGGTCTTTTCTCAATGAGGAGTTCTTCGATTTTCTTCGCCGCTGCCAGGTCGGCTTTGTGAACCTTGATCAGCCCCCGGTCTCGTATTCCATCGGCCCCACCGCTGAGATCACCGGCCCGGTGGCTTATGTCCGTTTCCATGGCAGGAATTCGGCCGCCTGGTTTGATGAGAAGGCTACTCGGAACGAGCGCTATGATTATTGTTACTCCGGTCAAGAGCTGCACGAATGGGTGGACCGAGTGGAACAACTTTCGAATGGCGCCCAGGTGGTCTACGTAATGTTCAATAACCATTTCCGCGGACAGGAAGTCGTCAATGCGCTGGAGTTTCTCCATTTATGGTCCAGGAAGCCGGTCCCCGTCCCCGCCCCGCTGAAGCGGGTCTATCCCCGATTGAAGGAGATTGCCTCAGAATCCTCACTGCAGTCGCCGGATGCGGGGAACACGCTGCCCCTGTTCCCAGAAGAGTGATTGTGTTTCTCCCGGGCCGGGGAGCCTCCCCGTCCGAGCTCGAAAATCTTTGCCGTCCCCGCCGTGTCCTGTATAATCGCCGAGGCGCAACGAAGTCCAGCGCAAACCACGTTCAATGAGGTGGAGTATCCCTCCACTCGGCGTCTCCATGACCCAAACCAAGTTTGAGGAGTTCGTGCAAATCATGGCTAGGCTTCGCGGCGAAGGGGGATGCCCCTGGGACCGGGAGCAGACCTATGAAACTTTAAAAAACTTCCTGATCGAGGAGACCTACGAAGCGGTCGAAGCCATCGAAGACAAGAACCCCGCCGCTCTTTGTGAGGAACTCGGGGATGTCCTTTTGGAAGTGGTGTTCCTGGCGCAAATCGCGCGGGAAGAAAATCACTTCACCATTGACGACGTCATCAAAGCCATCAGCACCAAGATGGTGCGGCGCCATCCCCATGTTTTTGGAGACACGCAAGTCGCCGATTCTCGCGAGGTCCTGAAAAACTGGGAGGAGATGAAGCGGGCGGAGCGGGCCGAAAAGCGTGGGGACAGAGTCGAAGAGATGCAGCCTCCATCAATTCTCGATGGGGTGACGCGCCGCATTCCGGCTGTCCTTGAAGCCAGCCAGCTCTCACAACGCGCCGCCCGGGTCGGGTTCGACTGGTCGCGGGCGGAGGAGATCCTCGACAAACTCCATGAGGAAATGGAAGAACTGCGTGAAGCGATGAGGGGTACCCCCCAGGCCCAGTCGGACGCCAGGGAGGAGCCTTGCGAGCTGTCCAGGGTCGAGGACGAAATCGGAGACATCATCTTTGTGGCCGTGAATCTAGCCCGTCACTTTAAGATTGATCCGGAATCTGCTCTAAAAAAGACAAATCAGAAATTTAGGAACAGGTTCCGTTACATTGAGAGCATGCTGGCGCGGACGAACAAGAGTTTCGAGCAAACAAACCTTGAGGAAATGGAGCGGTACTGGCAGGAGGCCAAGCGGGGGGAACCCAGCGCCGAATAACCCATGTCCGTCTCTCAAGCTAATCCCATTGCAAGCAAAATCGAAATCCGTCCACTCACCACCGTGGATGAATTCCGCCGGTGCGTCGATCTCCAGGTCTCCGTATGGGGATTTGACGAACTGGATGTGATGCCGCTCCGTTTCTTTGTCGTCGCCTCACACATTGGGGGACAGGTCTTTGGTGCATTCACCCCTCATAGGGAAATGATCGGGTTTCTATGTGCTCTTTCGGGCATGAAGGGGGACCTGCCGTTTATCCATTCCCACATGTTGGCAGTTGTCGCTGGATTCAGAAACCAGGGGGTGGCGAAGCGCCTGAAACTGGCACAGAGAGTGGATGCCCTTCAAAGGGGTTTTCGGCTCGTGGAATGGACATTCGATCCGTTGGAACTGAAGAACGCCTACTTCAATATTCAGAAACTCGGGGCCATCGTGCGTCACTACTCGCCGAATCATTATGGGATCACTTCAAGCCGGCTGCAGGCGGGGCTGCCGACTGACCGACTGATCGCAGAATGGTGGATACACAGCGACCGCGTCAAGAGGATCCTGGGAGAAGCCCCCGCAAGCACCGAGGCAGAACTCGCCGAAGGCCAGAGTCGTGTTGAGGTTCCGGCGGATGTAATCGATTGGAAATCCAAAGACGTGCCGCGAGCTGAAAAGATACAGGCCGAGATCCGCCAGCGCTTCCAGGATCATTTCAAAGACGGGTTCAATGTCACCGGATTCGAAAGAGGAAAAGAGCACAGCGCCTATATTCTCACCAAGAACTTTAAGATAGAGAACTAAATTGTAGAAATACATATAATTTACAAAATACAGGCTCATGAAAATCGATCGGATCGAACTTACTCAGGTTCACATCCCTCTGGTGCATTTCTTTGAAACCTCCTTCGGCCGCACCTACGATCGGACGATTGTGCTGGTAAGGTCATTCTCCGATGGGGAAGTCGGCTATGGCGAGGTCACGGCAGGTGAAACTCCCTTTTATAGTCATGAGACCGGGGACACCGCCTGGATTATCATCAAGAAATTTATCGTGCCCCTAGTGCTTCACCGCGATATTGCACATCCGCGCGAGGTCTCTCCGTTGTTCCAACCTATCCGGGGCCACAACATGGCGAAGGCCGCCATCGAGACTTCCATTTGGGATCTGTGGTCCCGTCTGAACCATCAACCGCTGCATGCTGTTATTGGTGGCAAGCGGGGGGAGATCGAATGCGGAGTTTCCATCGGGATTCAGGAAAGCGTACCCGCGTTGCTGAAAAAAATTGAGACTGAAATTGAAGCCGGCTACCGCAGGATTAAGATCAAGATCAAGCCGGGCTGGGATGTTGAGGTGGTCCGTGAGGTCCGAAGGCATTTTCCAAAGATCCCTCTTATGGGCGACGCCAACTCGGCATACTCC
The window above is part of the Terriglobia bacterium genome. Proteins encoded here:
- a CDS encoding DUF72 domain-containing protein, yielding MAHRKPNVKIGIAGWSYPDWEHVVYPSGGGRGKLRFVAQFFPAIEINSTFYRIPSTRVVEGWCAEVSSVEEFTFTVKLLQDFTHGKSRTDVKGPDFARNVSSFKQALQPIQRSGRLGSVLIQFPYSFHLDSKNLDYLKQLFTAFEGDPLVVEVRHRSFLNEEFFDFLRRCQVGFVNLDQPPVSYSIGPTAEITGPVAYVRFHGRNSAAWFDEKATRNERYDYCYSGQELHEWVDRVEQLSNGAQVVYVMFNNHFRGQEVVNALEFLHLWSRKPVPVPAPLKRVYPRLKEIASESSLQSPDAGNTLPLFPEE
- the mazG gene encoding nucleoside triphosphate pyrophosphohydrolase, encoding MTQTKFEEFVQIMARLRGEGGCPWDREQTYETLKNFLIEETYEAVEAIEDKNPAALCEELGDVLLEVVFLAQIAREENHFTIDDVIKAISTKMVRRHPHVFGDTQVADSREVLKNWEEMKRAERAEKRGDRVEEMQPPSILDGVTRRIPAVLEASQLSQRAARVGFDWSRAEEILDKLHEEMEELREAMRGTPQAQSDAREEPCELSRVEDEIGDIIFVAVNLARHFKIDPESALKKTNQKFRNRFRYIESMLARTNKSFEQTNLEEMERYWQEAKRGEPSAE
- a CDS encoding GNAT family N-acetyltransferase, coding for MSVSQANPIASKIEIRPLTTVDEFRRCVDLQVSVWGFDELDVMPLRFFVVASHIGGQVFGAFTPHREMIGFLCALSGMKGDLPFIHSHMLAVVAGFRNQGVAKRLKLAQRVDALQRGFRLVEWTFDPLELKNAYFNIQKLGAIVRHYSPNHYGITSSRLQAGLPTDRLIAEWWIHSDRVKRILGEAPASTEAELAEGQSRVEVPADVIDWKSKDVPRAEKIQAEIRQRFQDHFKDGFNVTGFERGKEHSAYILTKNFKIEN
- the menC gene encoding o-succinylbenzoate synthase, producing MKIDRIELTQVHIPLVHFFETSFGRTYDRTIVLVRSFSDGEVGYGEVTAGETPFYSHETGDTAWIIIKKFIVPLVLHRDIAHPREVSPLFQPIRGHNMAKAAIETSIWDLWSRLNHQPLHAVIGGKRGEIECGVSIGIQESVPALLKKIETEIEAGYRRIKIKIKPGWDVEVVREVRRHFPKIPLMGDANSAYSLSDVSVFQRLDEYDLMMVEQPLHWNDLIDHAELQRQIRTPICLDESIHDVDDARKAIGIGACKIINMKLGRVGGYTEAKKIHDLAESRGIPVWCGGMLESGIGRAHNVALSTLANFKLPGDVSASKRYWNQDIVDPEVEVNPQGRIIVPGGVGFGYQPVWERVEKLSDRTESFA